In Bradyrhizobium guangxiense, the following are encoded in one genomic region:
- a CDS encoding ABC transporter substrate-binding protein: MKHILSGIFAAAFALGASAAQAQDKPPLKIGGILDMSSLYADITGPGSETAAKMAVEDFGGEVLGRKIQVLAADHQNKADLSGNIARDMLDNQGVEMIYDVAASATALAAGEIAKARNKIIMFNGPGSIRLTNEACGPYTIHYVFDTYGQANVTGLAAVKTGLDSWFFLTADYAFGQDLEKDTSAVVTKTGGKVLGSVRHPLNTSDFSSFLLQAQASKAKVIGLANAGGDTVNAIKQAAEFGITKGGQKVSPLLAFVTDIDSIGLETAQGLLLAEAFYWDMNDETRAFSKRFQERVKRPPTSAQAGVYSSVTHYLKAVKAAGTTDAAAVMKMMKETPINDFFAKGGKIREDGRMIHDMYLFEVKKPSESKGRWDDYKLLATVPGSEAFQSLEQSRCPLVKK; the protein is encoded by the coding sequence ATGAAGCACATTCTGTCGGGCATTTTTGCCGCCGCGTTTGCCCTCGGTGCGAGCGCAGCGCAGGCCCAGGACAAGCCACCTCTCAAGATCGGCGGCATCCTCGACATGTCGAGCCTCTATGCCGACATCACCGGTCCCGGCAGCGAGACCGCGGCCAAGATGGCCGTGGAAGATTTTGGCGGCGAAGTGCTGGGGCGCAAGATCCAGGTGCTCGCGGCCGACCATCAAAACAAGGCCGATCTCTCCGGCAACATCGCCCGCGACATGCTCGACAATCAGGGCGTCGAGATGATCTACGACGTCGCGGCCTCCGCGACCGCGCTTGCGGCCGGCGAGATCGCGAAGGCGCGCAACAAGATCATCATGTTCAACGGCCCCGGCTCGATCCGTCTCACCAACGAGGCCTGCGGTCCCTACACCATCCATTACGTGTTCGACACCTACGGCCAAGCCAACGTGACCGGCCTTGCGGCCGTGAAGACAGGCCTCGACAGCTGGTTCTTCCTCACTGCCGACTACGCCTTCGGCCAGGATCTGGAAAAGGACACCAGCGCCGTCGTCACCAAGACCGGCGGCAAGGTGCTCGGCAGCGTGCGCCATCCGCTCAACACCTCGGACTTCTCCTCGTTCCTGCTGCAGGCCCAGGCCTCCAAGGCCAAGGTGATCGGGCTTGCGAATGCCGGCGGCGACACCGTCAACGCCATCAAGCAGGCGGCCGAGTTCGGCATCACCAAGGGCGGCCAGAAAGTCTCGCCGCTGCTCGCCTTCGTCACCGACATCGACTCGATTGGCCTCGAGACCGCGCAGGGGCTGTTGCTGGCGGAAGCGTTCTATTGGGACATGAACGACGAGACGCGCGCTTTCTCCAAGCGCTTTCAGGAGCGCGTGAAGCGGCCGCCGACCTCGGCGCAGGCCGGCGTCTACTCCTCCGTCACGCATTACCTGAAGGCGGTGAAGGCGGCCGGCACCACCGACGCTGCCGCCGTCATGAAGATGATGAAGGAAACGCCGATCAACGACTTCTTTGCCAAGGGTGGCAAGATCCGCGAGGACGGCCGCATGATCCACGACATGTATTTGTTCGAGGTGAAGAAGCCGTCGGAATCGAAGGGCCGCTGGGACGACTACAAGCTGCTCGCCACCGTGCCCGGCAGCGAAGCGTTCCAGTCGCTGGAGCAATCGCGCTGCCCGCTGGTGAAGAAGTGA
- a CDS encoding enoyl-CoA hydratase: MNDMVLQKLEGGLLTITMNRPERKNALNPDMVAGLVEAARRAADDPEVRAVLFKGAGGSFCVGGDVKSMAAGRAPLPFEQKLANLRRGMEVSRILHQMPKPVVAQLDGAAAGAGLSMALSCDLRIASESCKITTAFAKVGFSGDYGGTYFLTQLLGSARARELYLMSPVLTAREAHAIGMVTKVVPDAEIDAAAHELALSLAQGPSIALGFIKRNINNAEHLALEDCFDGEAIHHTRCGDTEDHKEAARAFVEKRKPTFRGA; encoded by the coding sequence ATGAACGACATGGTCCTGCAAAAGCTCGAAGGCGGGCTGCTCACCATCACCATGAACCGTCCGGAGCGGAAGAACGCGCTCAATCCGGACATGGTCGCCGGGCTGGTCGAAGCGGCGCGGCGCGCGGCCGATGATCCCGAGGTGCGGGCGGTGCTGTTCAAGGGCGCCGGCGGCTCGTTCTGCGTCGGCGGCGACGTCAAGTCGATGGCGGCCGGCCGCGCGCCGCTGCCGTTCGAGCAGAAGCTCGCAAACCTCCGCCGCGGCATGGAGGTCTCGCGCATCCTGCACCAGATGCCGAAGCCCGTGGTGGCGCAGCTCGACGGCGCCGCGGCCGGCGCCGGCCTGTCGATGGCACTGTCCTGCGACCTGCGCATCGCATCCGAATCCTGCAAGATCACCACCGCCTTCGCCAAGGTCGGCTTCTCCGGCGACTACGGCGGCACCTATTTCCTGACCCAGCTGCTCGGCAGCGCGCGGGCGCGCGAGCTCTATCTGATGTCGCCGGTGCTCACGGCGAGGGAAGCCCATGCGATCGGCATGGTGACCAAGGTCGTGCCCGACGCCGAGATCGACGCCGCCGCGCATGAGCTTGCACTGTCGCTGGCGCAAGGGCCGTCGATCGCGCTCGGCTTCATCAAGCGCAACATCAACAATGCCGAGCATCTGGCGCTGGAGGATTGCTTCGACGGCGAGGCGATCCACCACACCCGCTGCGGCGACACCGAGGATCACAAGGAGGCCGCCAGGGCCTTCGTGGAGAAGCGCAAGCCGACCTTCAGGGGCGCATGA
- a CDS encoding enoyl-CoA hydratase/isomerase family protein gives MSTYTDIGVEKVGHVGSIEIRRPPLNFFDISLINQIADALDEFDRDIEIRSSVLSAQGKAFCAGANFGDPARQAQEAREAERAKKGDPADNLGPINHLYIQAVRIFRAKKPIVAAVQGAAIGGGLGLAVSADFRVTCPEARFSANFTKLGFHPGFGLTVTLPELIGKNNAELMFYTSRRVTGEEAYKWGLANELVPQDQVKSAAMKLAGEIAECSPLGLLSTRATMRNDLADRVMAATNHELAEQTKLRATEDFREGVKATEERRVANFKGR, from the coding sequence ATGAGCACTTACACAGATATCGGCGTCGAGAAGGTCGGACACGTCGGCTCAATCGAAATCCGCCGCCCGCCGCTGAACTTCTTCGACATCTCGCTGATCAACCAGATCGCGGACGCGCTCGACGAGTTCGACCGCGACATCGAGATCCGCAGCTCCGTTCTCTCGGCGCAGGGCAAGGCGTTCTGCGCTGGCGCCAATTTCGGCGACCCGGCCCGGCAGGCGCAGGAAGCGCGCGAGGCCGAGCGAGCCAAGAAGGGCGATCCCGCCGACAATCTCGGACCGATCAACCATCTCTATATCCAGGCCGTGCGCATCTTCCGCGCCAAGAAGCCGATCGTTGCCGCCGTGCAGGGCGCGGCCATCGGCGGCGGCCTCGGCCTTGCGGTCTCCGCCGATTTCCGCGTCACCTGCCCGGAGGCTCGCTTCTCCGCGAACTTCACCAAGCTCGGCTTCCACCCCGGCTTCGGCCTGACCGTGACGCTGCCCGAGCTGATCGGCAAGAACAACGCCGAGCTGATGTTCTACACCAGCCGCCGCGTCACCGGCGAAGAGGCCTACAAATGGGGCCTCGCCAACGAGCTGGTGCCGCAGGACCAGGTGAAGTCAGCCGCGATGAAGCTCGCCGGCGAGATCGCCGAGTGCTCGCCCCTCGGCCTGCTCTCCACCCGCGCCACGATGCGCAACGACCTCGCCGACCGGGTGATGGCTGCCACCAACCACGAGCTCGCCGAACAGACCAAGCTGCGCGCGACGGAAGATTTTAGGGAAGGCGTGAAGGCCACGGAAGAGCGGCGCGTGGCGAACTTTAAGGGACGATAG
- a CDS encoding acyl-CoA dehydrogenase family protein, whose protein sequence is MTAALRFDPIRLPEKCEQLRKEVRAFLAEEIAAGTFDPHKPNREDTDAPEFSRRVGAKGWLGMTWPKKYGGPERSFLERYVVTEEMRVANAPTRRFFVADRQSGPVLLKYAPEHIKMEILPRICRGEICFAIGMSEPNSGSDLFAAKTRATKTDGGYLINGTKIWTSSAHIADYMIAIFRTSPPTKENRRHGLTQFLVKMKQPGIKVNPIGQITGQYEFNEVVFTDFFVPDDHVLGEVDGAWKQATSELAYERSGPERFLETYYVLTELVRAVGPNPDTRSAEGIGRLVAQLHTMRRMSVSVAGMLEAGKEPVVEASIVKDIGTVWEQQLPHRVRDLAAFVEETATNRETLERQLDFAIKTAPKLTIQGGTTEVLRGIIARGLGLR, encoded by the coding sequence ATGACCGCTGCCCTTCGTTTCGATCCGATCCGCCTGCCCGAAAAGTGCGAGCAATTGCGCAAGGAAGTGCGCGCCTTCCTCGCCGAGGAAATCGCCGCCGGCACCTTCGATCCGCACAAGCCCAACCGCGAGGACACCGACGCGCCGGAATTTTCCCGCCGGGTCGGCGCCAAGGGCTGGCTCGGCATGACCTGGCCGAAGAAATATGGCGGCCCGGAGCGCTCCTTCCTGGAACGCTACGTGGTAACCGAGGAGATGCGCGTCGCCAACGCGCCGACGCGGCGCTTCTTCGTCGCCGACCGCCAGAGCGGACCGGTGCTGCTGAAATACGCACCTGAACACATCAAGATGGAGATCCTGCCGCGGATCTGCCGCGGCGAGATCTGCTTTGCCATCGGCATGAGCGAGCCGAATTCCGGCTCCGACCTGTTCGCCGCGAAGACGCGCGCGACCAAGACCGACGGCGGCTATCTCATCAACGGCACCAAGATCTGGACCTCGTCGGCGCATATCGCCGACTACATGATCGCGATCTTCCGGACCTCGCCGCCCACCAAGGAAAACCGCCGCCACGGCCTGACCCAGTTCCTGGTCAAGATGAAGCAGCCGGGCATCAAGGTGAACCCGATCGGCCAGATCACCGGACAGTACGAGTTCAACGAGGTCGTCTTCACCGACTTCTTCGTGCCCGATGACCACGTGCTCGGCGAGGTCGACGGCGCCTGGAAGCAGGCGACGAGCGAGCTCGCTTACGAGCGATCCGGGCCAGAACGTTTCCTCGAGACCTATTACGTGCTGACCGAGCTGGTGCGCGCGGTGGGCCCGAACCCGGACACGCGCAGCGCCGAAGGCATCGGCCGCCTGGTGGCGCAGCTCCACACCATGCGGCGCATGTCGGTCTCGGTGGCCGGCATGCTCGAGGCCGGCAAGGAGCCGGTGGTCGAGGCCTCCATCGTCAAGGACATTGGCACGGTCTGGGAGCAGCAGCTTCCGCACCGCGTTCGCGATCTCGCCGCGTTCGTCGAGGAAACCGCGACCAATCGCGAGACCCTGGAGCGGCAGCTCGATTTCGCCATCAAGACCGCGCCGAAACTCACCATCCAGGGCGGCACCACCGAGGTGCTGCGCGGCATCATCGCCCGCGGATTGGGCCTGCGTTAA
- a CDS encoding acyl-CoA dehydrogenase family protein, giving the protein MAESDNIVVETAEKIFADLADPQTINNDKKGAWQAPLWQALSEAGLPLSWVPDDLGGSGASLADGFALLNAAGRFAVAVPLAETMLAGWLLAQAKIASPEGEMTVLPASPKDRITLDADGLLSGRTRGVPFAKTAKHFAVLARGKDGVSVALVDAAKARIEAGLNVGYDHSDTVTLDKVQPVALKAAPKGLDQTTMMLMGGVARSLQIAGALESMLDISVRYSNERVAFEKKISKFQAVQHNLARLAGESAAALAAATSAADAIASARAFDDEVYLEAASAKIRCAEAAEKGGAIAHQVHGAIGFTMEHILHRYSLRALAWRDDFGSESHWAVELGKLVANRGADELWPLVASR; this is encoded by the coding sequence GTGGCGGAGAGTGACAACATCGTCGTCGAGACCGCGGAGAAGATCTTCGCCGATCTCGCCGATCCGCAAACCATCAACAACGACAAGAAGGGTGCATGGCAGGCGCCGCTGTGGCAGGCGCTGAGCGAGGCCGGCCTGCCATTGTCCTGGGTGCCCGATGATCTCGGCGGCTCGGGCGCAAGCCTTGCCGACGGGTTTGCGCTGCTGAACGCCGCCGGCCGCTTCGCCGTCGCGGTTCCCCTCGCCGAGACCATGCTGGCCGGCTGGCTGCTGGCGCAGGCGAAGATCGCTTCGCCCGAGGGCGAGATGACGGTGCTGCCGGCGAGCCCGAAAGACCGTATCACCCTCGATGCCGACGGGTTACTCTCCGGCCGCACCCGCGGCGTACCCTTCGCGAAGACGGCAAAGCATTTTGCGGTGCTGGCGCGCGGCAAGGACGGTGTCTCCGTCGCCCTGGTCGACGCCGCCAAGGCGCGGATCGAGGCCGGCCTCAATGTCGGCTACGACCACAGCGACACCGTGACGCTCGACAAGGTCCAGCCCGTTGCGCTCAAGGCCGCGCCGAAGGGCCTGGACCAGACCACGATGATGCTGATGGGCGGCGTTGCGCGCAGCCTGCAGATCGCGGGCGCGCTGGAATCGATGCTCGACATCTCCGTGCGCTACTCCAACGAACGCGTCGCCTTCGAGAAGAAGATCTCGAAATTCCAGGCTGTGCAGCACAACCTCGCGCGCCTCGCCGGCGAATCCGCCGCGGCGCTCGCGGCCGCGACCTCGGCGGCTGACGCCATCGCGAGCGCCAGGGCGTTCGACGACGAGGTCTATCTCGAAGCGGCCTCCGCAAAGATCCGCTGCGCGGAAGCCGCGGAGAAAGGCGGCGCCATCGCCCACCAGGTGCACGGCGCGATCGGCTTCACCATGGAGCACATCTTGCACCGCTACTCGCTGCGGGCGCTGGCCTGGCGCGACGATTTCGGCTCGGAGAGTCATTGGGCCGTCGAGCTCGGCAAGCTGGTCGCAAACCGCGGCGCCGACGAATTGTGGCCCCTCGTGGCGTCGCGCTGA
- a CDS encoding SDR family NAD(P)-dependent oxidoreductase, with amino-acid sequence MAKDNLCAIVTGSASGLGAATAEILARSGARLVINYSSSQKEAEATAEVCRKAGAAEVLVVQGDVSKDDDCRKIVAAASGWGRVDILVNNAGTTKHVAHADLDGLSAEDFQRLYGVNTIGPFQMVRAARSLLEAAAKASGRPAAVVNVSSVAGISGVGSSIAYAASKGALNTMTLSLSRALAPLIRVNTVCPGYIDTPWFTKGRGEAQAKQVRDSVVAKVPLKVASTASDIAQLVCFLAMPASSNMTGEVVRMDAGMHLIT; translated from the coding sequence ATGGCCAAGGACAATCTGTGCGCAATCGTGACGGGGTCGGCCTCCGGCCTTGGCGCTGCGACGGCGGAAATTCTCGCACGCAGCGGAGCGCGGCTCGTCATCAATTATTCGTCGAGCCAGAAGGAGGCCGAGGCCACGGCTGAGGTCTGCCGCAAGGCCGGTGCCGCAGAGGTGCTGGTCGTGCAGGGCGACGTTTCAAAGGACGATGATTGCCGCAAGATTGTCGCCGCCGCCAGCGGCTGGGGCCGGGTCGATATCCTGGTCAACAATGCCGGCACCACCAAGCATGTCGCCCACGCCGATCTCGACGGCTTGTCGGCTGAAGACTTCCAGCGGCTCTATGGCGTCAACACCATCGGCCCGTTCCAGATGGTGCGCGCGGCGCGCAGCCTGCTCGAAGCCGCCGCGAAGGCCTCGGGGCGGCCGGCGGCGGTCGTGAATGTGTCGTCGGTCGCAGGCATCAGCGGCGTCGGCTCGTCGATCGCCTACGCCGCCAGCAAGGGCGCGCTCAACACCATGACGCTGTCGCTGTCGCGCGCGCTGGCGCCGCTGATCCGCGTCAACACCGTGTGCCCCGGCTATATCGACACGCCCTGGTTCACCAAGGGGCGCGGCGAGGCGCAGGCAAAGCAGGTGCGCGACAGCGTGGTGGCGAAGGTGCCGCTCAAGGTCGCGTCAACCGCGAGCGACATTGCCCAGCTCGTCTGCTTCCTGGCGATGCCGGCCTCCAGCAACATGACCGGCGAGGTCGTGCGCATGGATGCAGGGATGCATTTGATTACGTGA
- a CDS encoding GlsB/YeaQ/YmgE family stress response membrane protein: MSMGGLLWIIVVGFIAGLIARWLAPGPNNPSGFILTTILGIAGAFLATFVGQAIGHYSPDQGAGFITATIGAVVVLFIWHRLVASGVIKG, translated from the coding sequence ATGAGCATGGGCGGCCTGTTGTGGATCATCGTCGTCGGCTTCATTGCCGGCCTCATCGCGCGCTGGCTCGCGCCGGGGCCGAACAATCCGAGCGGCTTCATCCTCACCACCATCCTCGGCATCGCCGGCGCGTTTCTGGCCACCTTCGTCGGCCAGGCCATCGGCCATTACAGCCCCGACCAGGGCGCCGGCTTCATCACCGCAACCATCGGCGCGGTGGTGGTGCTGTTCATCTGGCACCGGCTGGTGGCAAGCGGCGTGATCAAGGGGTGA
- a CDS encoding YidB family protein: protein MGLLDVLNGMQNGPRGPSAPSSEKSSGGMSPMTMALLGLLAWKAFKHMTASQSGTAPQPSPTPAPPPVNAGAGGGLGDILKGGLGGLLAGGAAGTVLSGGLGDLLNQLQQGGHGDAANSWVGKGENKPIAPGDLASALGADQIESLSAQSGLSREELLNGLSQYLPQVVDHLTPDGRLPTENEISGRI from the coding sequence ATGGGTCTACTCGACGTCCTCAACGGCATGCAGAACGGCCCGCGCGGCCCCAGCGCGCCGAGCTCCGAGAAATCCTCCGGCGGCATGTCGCCGATGACCATGGCGCTGCTCGGCCTGCTCGCCTGGAAGGCGTTCAAGCACATGACCGCAAGCCAGTCCGGGACGGCGCCGCAACCGTCGCCGACGCCGGCCCCTCCGCCGGTGAATGCCGGCGCGGGCGGCGGGCTAGGCGACATCCTCAAGGGCGGTCTCGGCGGCCTGCTCGCGGGCGGCGCGGCCGGCACCGTGCTCAGCGGCGGTCTCGGCGATCTCCTCAATCAGCTCCAGCAGGGCGGCCACGGCGACGCCGCGAATTCCTGGGTCGGCAAGGGCGAAAACAAGCCGATCGCGCCGGGCGATCTCGCCAGCGCCCTCGGCGCCGACCAGATCGAGAGCCTGTCCGCCCAGAGCGGCCTGTCGCGCGAGGAGCTGCTCAATGGCCTCAGCCAATACCTGCCGCAGGTGGTCGACCATTTGACGCCGGACGGACGGCTGCCGACCGAGAACGAGATCTCGGGCAGAATCTAG
- a CDS encoding 2-dehydropantoate 2-reductase, which produces MVTDRPIVVAGAGAIGCFVGGMLAAGGRRVALLVRPRVKTEIERFGLRLTDFDGSEKRLGAGQLALSEDPAIFHSAGIVLVTVKSADSAAVADQIAQHAPEDAVVVSLQNGVGNVAVLRERVGSRRVLAGMVPFNVIAMGEGRFHRSTSGDIHIGEDAANTAAALSVAGLSGRGSRDITGVQWGKLIINLNNALSALSDMPLAAQLASRDWRRLFADQMVEGLAALQAAGITPVSATPIPMSWSPTLLRLPDAIFNAILGRTMKIDPEARSSMWQDLKQGRKTEIDYLQGAVIALAEQNHVDVPLMRRIVALIRQAEAAGNGPPRLTPQQIRGAT; this is translated from the coding sequence GTGGTTACGGATCGACCGATCGTGGTGGCCGGCGCCGGGGCCATCGGCTGTTTCGTCGGCGGCATGCTGGCGGCCGGCGGCCGCCGTGTCGCGCTGCTGGTGCGGCCGCGCGTCAAGACCGAGATCGAGCGCTTCGGCTTGCGGCTGACCGATTTCGACGGTTCCGAGAAGAGGCTCGGCGCGGGGCAGCTCGCGCTCTCGGAAGATCCCGCGATCTTCCACAGCGCCGGCATCGTGCTGGTCACGGTGAAGAGCGCCGACAGCGCCGCCGTCGCGGATCAGATCGCTCAGCACGCGCCTGAGGATGCCGTCGTCGTCTCGCTTCAGAACGGCGTCGGCAATGTCGCGGTGCTTCGCGAGCGTGTTGGCAGCCGCCGCGTGCTCGCCGGTATGGTGCCGTTCAACGTGATCGCGATGGGCGAGGGTCGTTTCCACCGCTCGACCTCCGGCGATATCCATATCGGTGAGGATGCCGCGAACACCGCCGCGGCGCTCTCGGTGGCCGGCCTCAGCGGGCGCGGGAGCCGTGACATCACCGGCGTGCAATGGGGCAAGCTGATCATCAACCTGAACAACGCGCTCAGCGCGTTGTCGGACATGCCGCTCGCTGCGCAGCTGGCAAGCCGCGACTGGCGAAGGCTGTTCGCCGATCAGATGGTGGAAGGACTTGCCGCGCTGCAGGCCGCCGGCATCACGCCGGTTTCGGCGACGCCGATTCCGATGAGCTGGTCTCCGACCTTGCTGCGGCTGCCAGATGCGATCTTCAACGCGATCCTGGGACGCACGATGAAGATCGATCCCGAGGCGCGCTCCTCGATGTGGCAGGATTTGAAACAGGGCCGAAAGACCGAGATCGACTATCTGCAGGGCGCGGTCATCGCGCTCGCCGAGCAGAACCATGTCGACGTGCCGCTGATGCGCCGCATTGTTGCGCTGATCAGGCAGGCCGAGGCGGCCGGCAACGGTCCGCCGCGGCTGACGCCGCAGCAAATTCGCGGCGCGACGTGA
- a CDS encoding AMP-binding protein has protein sequence MLLPLSDVPRWYADRKPHGTIAVRHGQDTLTWDELERGANRRARAFAAKGVKPGDFVAIGLPNGNAFFETSFAVWKCGATPTSLSWRLPRGEAAAVLDILKPALVVGGEADWNAPNRLPADFVPEGFSDEPLNPPVARYWKAMTSGGSTGRPKVILDPHPAVTDTVAAPPLNIPFGVSLLNPGPLYHNAPFIVSHYALFTGGKLTGLTKFDAEETLRQIERERVQWVNFVPTMMHRIWALPEHVRNGYDLSSLQTVFHMAAPMPPWLKENWIAWLGPERIWELYGGTERQGACIISGAEWLTHKGSVGKIGEMAKLRIIGEDGNDVAPGETGEIYFLNNDGKDATYHYLGAEPKRRSDGWESLGDIGRLDAEGYLYLGDRLADMVLRGGANIYPAEVEAAVSAAPGVRSCVVVGLPDPELGQRVHAIIEPDGDAGGQAIADGMADFLKDRLSRYKHPESFEFVSVPPRDDSGKVRRTLLRDERAAWMKEGRAFRIWPAKARAHAE, from the coding sequence ATGCTGCTGCCCCTCTCCGACGTGCCGCGCTGGTACGCTGACCGCAAACCACATGGCACGATCGCCGTCCGCCACGGGCAGGACACGCTGACATGGGACGAGCTCGAGCGCGGCGCCAACCGGCGCGCGCGGGCGTTCGCGGCCAAGGGGGTCAAGCCCGGCGACTTCGTTGCGATCGGATTGCCCAACGGCAATGCGTTCTTCGAGACCTCCTTCGCGGTGTGGAAGTGCGGCGCGACGCCGACCTCGCTGTCGTGGCGATTGCCGCGCGGCGAAGCCGCCGCCGTGCTCGACATTCTGAAGCCGGCGCTGGTGGTTGGCGGCGAGGCGGATTGGAATGCGCCGAACCGTCTGCCCGCCGACTTCGTGCCGGAAGGTTTTTCGGACGAGCCGCTCAATCCGCCGGTGGCGCGCTACTGGAAGGCGATGACATCAGGCGGCTCGACCGGACGGCCCAAGGTGATCCTCGATCCCCATCCTGCCGTGACTGACACCGTCGCGGCGCCGCCGCTCAACATTCCCTTCGGCGTCTCGCTGCTCAATCCGGGGCCGCTCTATCACAATGCGCCGTTCATCGTGTCGCACTACGCGCTGTTCACCGGCGGCAAGCTCACCGGTCTCACCAAATTCGATGCCGAGGAGACGCTGCGGCAGATCGAGCGCGAGCGCGTGCAATGGGTCAATTTCGTGCCGACCATGATGCACCGGATCTGGGCGCTGCCGGAGCACGTGCGCAACGGCTATGATCTCTCGAGCCTGCAGACCGTCTTCCACATGGCCGCGCCGATGCCGCCGTGGCTGAAGGAGAACTGGATCGCCTGGCTCGGGCCCGAGCGGATCTGGGAGCTCTATGGCGGCACCGAGCGGCAGGGGGCCTGCATCATCTCGGGCGCGGAATGGCTGACGCACAAGGGGTCGGTCGGCAAGATCGGCGAGATGGCGAAGCTTCGCATCATCGGCGAGGACGGCAACGACGTCGCGCCCGGCGAGACCGGCGAGATCTATTTCCTGAACAATGACGGCAAGGACGCCACCTATCACTATCTCGGTGCCGAGCCGAAGCGCCGCAGCGATGGCTGGGAGTCGCTCGGCGATATCGGCAGGCTGGATGCGGAGGGCTATCTCTATCTTGGCGACCGCCTCGCCGACATGGTGCTGCGTGGGGGCGCCAACATTTATCCGGCCGAGGTCGAGGCCGCGGTCTCCGCAGCGCCGGGCGTGCGCTCCTGCGTGGTGGTCGGCTTGCCCGATCCGGAATTGGGCCAGCGCGTGCATGCCATCATCGAGCCGGACGGCGATGCCGGCGGCCAGGCGATTGCCGACGGCATGGCGGACTTCCTCAAGGATCGACTGAGCCGCTACAAGCACCCTGAAAGCTTCGAGTTCGTCAGCGTCCCGCCGCGCGATGATTCCGGCAAGGTTCGCAGAACCTTGTTGCGCGACGAGCGCGCCGCGTGGATGAAGGAAGGGCGCGCCTTCCGGATCTGGCCGGCAAAGGCGCGGGCGCACGCCGAGTAG
- a CDS encoding RraA family protein, which yields MTITIAANSVPKPPAELIEGFRNAPTSVISDNLARLPGAVGLKPYHRGAKLVGTAFTVRTRPGDNLAIHRALELVGPGDVIVVDGGGDETRALVGEIMKNIAQWRKAEGYVIDGAIRDVAAFAADDFPCYARAVIHRGPYKNGPGEINVPVTIGGGVIAPGDIVVGDEDGVVSFPAAGAAALLEAVRAQVAREEETLKAIREGRYQGSYGKS from the coding sequence ATGACGATCACCATCGCAGCGAACAGCGTGCCGAAGCCACCGGCCGAGCTTATCGAGGGCTTTCGGAACGCGCCGACCTCGGTCATTTCAGACAATCTCGCCCGGCTGCCCGGCGCGGTCGGGCTCAAACCCTATCATCGCGGGGCCAAGCTGGTGGGCACGGCCTTCACGGTGCGCACCCGGCCCGGCGACAATCTCGCCATCCACCGCGCGCTGGAGCTGGTCGGTCCCGGCGACGTCATCGTGGTCGATGGCGGCGGCGACGAGACGCGGGCGCTGGTCGGCGAGATCATGAAGAACATCGCGCAATGGCGCAAAGCCGAAGGCTATGTGATCGACGGCGCAATCCGCGATGTCGCCGCCTTCGCGGCCGACGATTTTCCTTGCTATGCCCGCGCCGTGATCCATCGCGGCCCCTACAAGAACGGGCCCGGCGAGATCAACGTGCCGGTGACGATCGGCGGCGGCGTGATCGCGCCCGGCGACATCGTCGTCGGCGACGAGGACGGCGTGGTGTCCTTTCCCGCCGCGGGAGCAGCGGCGTTGCTCGAAGCGGTGCGAGCCCAGGTCGCGCGCGAAGAGGAGACATTGAAGGCGATCCGCGAGGGCCGCTACCAAGGCTCTTACGGCAAATCCTGA
- a CDS encoding cupin domain-containing protein, which translates to MSQKDEFHNIDNPDDGLFRELAAGVTTRIFSGEQAMLSVVTLAPHAQGTLHHHPEEQWGVLLDGSAIRVQGDEEIAVKKGDFWRTPGNVPHTMRAGPDGARVLDIFSPPRPEYKKAGSGFGTT; encoded by the coding sequence GTGAGCCAGAAGGACGAATTCCACAACATCGACAATCCCGACGACGGCCTCTTCCGCGAGCTCGCCGCGGGCGTGACCACGCGCATCTTCTCCGGCGAGCAGGCGATGCTGTCCGTGGTGACGCTGGCGCCGCATGCGCAAGGCACGCTGCACCATCATCCCGAGGAGCAATGGGGCGTGCTGCTCGACGGCTCCGCGATACGCGTCCAGGGCGACGAGGAGATTGCCGTGAAGAAGGGGGATTTCTGGCGCACCCCCGGCAACGTGCCGCACACCATGCGCGCCGGGCCCGATGGAGCCCGCGTGTTGGACATCTTCAGTCCGCCTCGGCCAGAATACAAGAAAGCGGGGTCGGGTTTCGGGACCACGTAA